The following are encoded together in the Bubalus kerabau isolate K-KA32 ecotype Philippines breed swamp buffalo chromosome 3, PCC_UOA_SB_1v2, whole genome shotgun sequence genome:
- the TNP1 gene encoding spermatid nuclear transition protein 1 translates to MSTSRKLKSQGMRRGKNRTPHKGVKRGGSKRKYRKSSLKSRKRCDDANRNLRSHL, encoded by the exons ATGTCGACCAGCCGCAAATTAAAGAGTCAGGGCATGAGGAGGGGCAAGAACAGAACTCCTCACAAGGGAGTCAAAAGAGGTGGCAGCAAAAGAAAATATCGGAAGAGCAGCCTGAAGAGTAGAAAACGCTGTGACGATG CCAATCGCAATTTGCGCTCCCACTTGTGA